caaatcgtccatctcaccctatccctagcaCCCTCctcacaccaaccctctccaTCTACTCCTTCAATACATCCACAAacctcctctgtggtcttcctctttacCTCCTTCCTATGTACCCATGTGTAACTCTGCACCTTAAAGCAAGAGATggagaaaaatacatttgcaaaCACTTCAAAGTTAAGCAGTTAATAAGAATGTGTTGGTGGAAATAAGGGCATGTCACTATTTTAACAGAGATATGAACAGTTTCATCCTTTGAATAGGCGTTTTATTATAGTTTAGTGAGAAAGAATGACACAATTTTGAAAGCTGGTAGGGAGCCTGAATTTTAGTAAAAGACAGTTCAGCATGGTAGATTCTCATCATCTTCATTCGTGAGACTTCATGGGCATTCCTCTGACTCAGTACACCCCCTCCCTGCTGAGCTGACAATTCCTTTTCTAGAAACTCTGGCTTTTATCCACACAGCCTTAGTACAAACTTAACATCCTCATATCAGCCTTTCACCTTTTTTCCAATGCACCCTTTTCAAACTCTTCCTTGTTGGACACAGAGCCACTTCTAGTGGGGCTGAGCGACGTAAACACCAGTACAGTGATAAGCCTCGACTTGTTCCGTGCACTTCGACCCAGAAACATCTAAACTGTATATTTCACAATTACCATCAATGAGGTATGTTAGCGTTCctgcagaaggaaaagaaggTTACCTGAGCTTTGCATAACTGAGGCTGGAATGGAAGATGTGCGTAAAACCAAATAGATTTTCCAGCTACAGTTACACCTcacactaaataaaaacatgtgtcCACTTTCACCTCATGATACCTTTGCTAATTTTAGAAAGGTAATTCTGGGCGTGGTtgtgaaaatgcaaaacagCAAAGTTCAATTGCACTTCTCAGAAAGAATGGCGGTAAATACTTCCTCAGAAAATTGATTTACCTGTTTATTTGTCTCCATTTCTCTTttcaagaggttttttttttgtgtgtgtggctagATCTGTTACACAAGAGTGACATGATTTCAGATGGCTACATGCTATAACCACTTATTAAGGAAGGCTGGTTGAAAAAGTCCCTGAAGGTTGCGAAATCCATTTTTATAGACCACAAAATGGTTGCAGGTCGTAAAAGAGATTCATACATATCTAACCAGACGCACTCAGTCCAGCCTCTGCGGcctggcgcacacacacacctacagtgATCGTGACTCATTAAGAAAGTCCCACTCTCTGCTTTACAGGAGATCCTGGCAGTGACTCATCACAGAACATTCAGGACGGGTTTCACATTTTGGGGATGAACGCTGCCGGCTCTACATGTGGAGGAAGCAAGGAATAAATGTGTATTCGTGAAGGTATCTGTCCGTTTGTGTGTGAGGAAGCTGCATCATCTGGCTGTTACATGACAGTTCTTTACATTTCACCCTTTCACTTTGTTAAACTGAAACGGGAGTAGCTATGATCACTCGGGAGATTAAACCAAGGCAGCGCATGTGGTGAATGTGGATTTTGTATCAATTAAGAAATCTAAAGTCATACTTTTAGCTGAGTGATGCCTTGAGTTTCTCCCAAATTCACCCATAAACCAAAAGTATAAGAACATCAGTAATTAACTGGCAGGACTGCAGTGTAGGCACCagattttctaaataaaacCACCGAAGTTCATTTAGCCTGGGTCCAGATTaaggctgtgcgatatgaccaaaatctcatatcccgatataagacatctatcgtcccataacgatataaatcacaaaatttttacattttctgtaaattctgtgaaaatCGGGTAGCTCGACCCgcatgaagtgtttccagctgggcttcgtgtacctggagtcgagtgttttaacagatgcatgaaacgatacatttttagacataagttgtaaaggccgctgttttctttgtgagtatttattacacagcggtgctgcggggaaaagcctgttctaacgtttgagtctaaggtttattttttagcatctggcggctcttttttgcttctcatccataaatacTCGGCAtaatctttcacgtgattcagtttattttgaaaagtctcaacaggatcttgagctttattgtgaaaagttTATGTGGAACAAACATGCGGACAcccgatggttttaccgtcattgttgctaatgacaacgcataaaaacaggcgcttgtccatccttagtgtggttatattaaatataaaagaaagagagaactttaagaaattaatatagccactacagtgaccatcaaaaagatgaaacaatattactgtaaacagtttattttgcgacaccacgaaacaaacaatagcgtaaaatgaaatgatagacgtttttatatgtTATCCGATATATagcgttatatcgaacagccctagtccAGATCCATCCACTCGATGTTGTCGACTGATATCATACCACACTTGAAGTTAATCCATTCATTTGTGTGaagccttttttttctaaaataagaAAACCTCTGGCTCCTGGTGAAATGTTGATGTAATCCTGGAGGGTAATGTGCAAAGTAAATGACATTGCCACCAGTGGAGCCATAACACAGCATGGCTGAACACCAATCATATCATCTTGGGTCTTTAAATAATTCATTAGATTTTTCTTGTTGATTCTTGTGGAGCATCAAGGGCCTCGCTGATGTGTTTTTGATGCTTTGAGCCTCACAGAGTTAATATACAACGCAGCACATCGGGTGTTGGATACAGAGACAATACTTGTTACTGGGTCCTAATGACTGTAGTCTAGAGAAGAATAAACACTCCAAGGTTCTCTGCACACCagtcagctgctgtttttaattgcTTCATGCACAAAGTATTGAACAAGCAAGTCATAAATTAGCTTGTTTTTACTTGGGGGCATTTCTTGGAAGCAACTCACGAACAACATGAGCAACCACATCTCAGGGGTCCTCTTTGCTTCACCCAACTCAAAGATCTGCTCAGTGACTATAGAGCAAAAGCAGTGGGAACACTGACTCAATCAGCTGTTGCCTTTTTGCGCTCTTCCattagccacaacattaaaaccgcAGACAAGTCAAGTAACATTGCCTTATTAGAATGCAGAGTTCACTTAAGACACATAACACCCACCTAAACATTGTTGGAGGTCAAGCACAACACGCATTGTCCTCCTGGGAGAGGCTGCTGTCAATGTGTCAATGCCACAGCGCAAAGAATCTAACCAGAGCCAGGTGCATCAATCCGGCCACCAAACTGCTCAACTCCCAATCCAGTCAGGCATTTATGGGAGACAAGTCTCATCCTGAAAGGATTTTCTCCAGCTTTCCTAATCCAGAAACCACATGACACCCCCAGAGGTCCCTTGTGCCTGACCCAGTAAGTCACAATAGGGGTCTCAAACTGTGTTAGGCagctggttttaatgttgtggctgactgGTGTATAGCTattaaaacaaagagagaaaaaccagGAAATAAAGACATTTGGACAAGACGACAAGTGCAACATGGGTTTATTGTCAAACTGGTTATTAAGACATGAACTCAATTAATGCCATATCAAATCTTAAACTCCGCTGTAGTAAAGTGCAGATTCACATCAAGTTGCCCTGGGTGTCCTCAATACATTTGCtatgtctgctttttttctttttaaactgtaatatGAAATCCTAAGAATTATGAAAagcccttttttaaaatttccaacCCACACATCTAAAGCTAATGTGCAAATGAGATAATTCACAAAGCTTTCCTATTCTGTATGTAGAGGCATCCTCCCACTCGTGTCTTCAACTCCTCACACAGCTGGATGACAGCTGTATAAGACAAACAGATCTACCCTTGCTCTGCTCTAGTTTGGAGTGTAGGTGTTGTCATGAAAGGTCTTCTGCAGTGATTGATTGGTTGATATGTTGCTGCACGCGAACAGTGGGACAATGTTTACCCAAacgtttttttgggggggggataaaaattattaaaagaacGACAGTATTTAAAGGTCGGCCATGTATGAATGTTAAAGAGGTCACTTCTGTGTACGAGCCTGCACTCGCCAGCGGTTGTGAACTGTTAGTTTGGCCGCTGTGGTTTCTACTGGCAGTCACGTGCATTGTGGAATCTCCATGAGCGCCACTTCACCAAAATTCCCCATTGTCAACAATTTGTGTAaagtcaaacaaaaaacaaaagcaaaaaacccaCTCTGCTTACAAGGAACGCACCGTGGGGGGGCACTCGCATTTCtttcacacacgcactcacgcaaaaaaaaaacaaaaaacagttgctCAAATTCATTCACTCGTCTTACAACAATCAGTACAATGTTTTTTTGCACCCCTCTCCCCCTCCTTTTTGAGTGAAGTAGGTGGATACTGAAGAAAACGGCAGCAATGAggtaaacacaaaaactcatGAGAGATATTGCACAGACAAGTGCCGGCACAGAATACAACAGTCTCTCTTTCCAACAGCCTAGCCTGTGCATAGAAAGAATAAAGCACTTATGGTGTTTGCACGCATTAAACCCTTCTTGTAAAGCTTTGTTGTACACTTAAGTGGGAACGACAAATGAGTCTCGAATCCACAGCACTTGGCAGATGTCCAGATTTGCATGACCAAAAACTAGGTGTATTTGTAAAAGTACAAaagaactaaaacaaacaaaaaaaaaaaaaaatttctaatGACTGAGGAAGGGTCCATGACTGTTGGCaaaccaaaaatattttttaaaaataataataacaacctGAACTCCCAGTATATGTAGAAATGCCTTGAGACTGAGAAGACGTGAGCAGGCAATGTTGAGACTGGGTTGCAGCCAGCATGGAGAAAAATCTCTCAAGTTTCATTTAATAAATAGAAGTCGatgaatatgcaaaaaaaaaaaaaaaaaaaaaaaaaaaaaaaaacctcaagcaaaaatacataaaccCCTTTGCTCAGTTCATCCAGAGATGCAGCTGTTTGTGTCAATGTTGCAATCCACTCCTGATGCATCCCCAAAAAAATTGGGCCAGTTAATCCAAATCATTTTAAGTCCATCCTGGTTAGTTGAGGACTTTTTGTGTGCACTTAATTCTTCCAACAAGTCCATACTCTCCATGTAGTTTGAATTTGCAAACCTAACCCACATAATTGTCTCTGTTTTTCAAGCACCCTGTGGGTGAGGCGTTGAGATTATGTTGCtccttttcacacttttccccGTGCACCCATCCATTCTTCTCCACTCCTTCACAATCATTATCTGTGGAGCAAGACGAAGGCCTCCAGTTTCTCTGGGATGTTTCCCCGGTAGTCGAGGCCGTGCTTGATGATAGCCCTGGCGGCTAGGCACTGCAGAGTGGTGTGGTTAATGGGCTGGATGACATTCCTGGCCAGCTCCTTCTCATCCAGGAGGTCGCAGGCCGTTTGCTGGAAGGCGTTGGTGCTGTCGAAGTGAGTCCCGCAGGAAATGAGCAGGTTCATGATGTCAGGGTGACCGTTGGATGCCGCTATGTGGAGGGGGCTGGTGGATACAAAGATAATAGATCTGTAAGAGGATTATCCTGTACAACATACAAGCACACATGTCTTCTTATCCACTTTCTGCCATTTTCCCCCAGAACAAATCTAGGTGAAAACTAAAAGCTGGAGAGTGTGGGTGAAACAGAAGCGCGATATTTAAAAACAGACCTGTTGTCATCGTCATCTCGACTGTTGACATCTGCCCCACACTCAAGTAGGATTGAAGCGACCGTGAGGGAAGGGAACTTGCAGACGGGATAACGGCCCACGCAGGTAGTGTTGCGGTCGACTGCTAAGTGCAGTGGGCTGAAGCCATTCTTACCACATGGGTGGAGCTTCAGGAATCTAGAGATGCAACAGTGTCAGAATGAAAGGCAAAGAATTATGAATATGAACAATAAGTTTGATTaaactaatgtttttttttttttaaatcaacattacTGACAGAATTGCAAAAAGCCTGTGGCAAAGGTCAATTAACATCCTGCCGGTTTGCTAAAAAAACGGTTGTATATGTGACTGAAAGGAACATTAACAAAAATCACTGTCACAGGAAACTTTTAGACCCTTCCAACTGCCATATTGTGTACAGAGACATATGTGACCTTTATAAACAACACTGAGGAGATTTTCAATAGGAACACACCTATAGATGGTCTCCTTCTTGAAATGGTCCTGCTCTGCAGTACATGGCACCTTCTCTAAAAGACAAATGAGGTGGAGAATAATTGAGAGGGCCTTGCTGAGCTGAGCAGGGTCAGGAGGCATTGGTCCACTTTGTTTAATGGCTCGTTCAATCTCCATCACACTCTTGGACAGTATCCCCATCAAGTCCTCAAACGACACCGATGTCCCCAAGAGCCCCTTGGCCCTGTCCTGCAGCATGAAGGAGAAGAGCTCAGCGAATGACAGCAGGCTGGAGGAAGTCATGGGACTGAGGGGGTCCAGGTTGCTTTGTTGCATGTCCAGCGCATACTTCCACAGATTTATGCAGCGTTCGAAGTTTCCAGAGTCAGCATAGACGGCACCACGGTAACGGATGTAGTAGGAAGTGTCTGGGTGTTGTGGACCGAGGATTCGCTCTCGGATGAGCAGAGCCTGCATGCGCATCTCATCTGGGTCAGAAATAAGTCCATCCAGCTCTTCTGCGTTTGTTACCTAGAAAGCAGATTTAAAAAGTAGCAGAGTGACTTGTGACTTCAGCACCAAGACGCATATCGATATATGGGTCTTGGATTTAATCTATATAGCTAATTAACAAAGTTTTAGGCTACATCTCCAATACTAAAGACCAGAGTGTAACATTAAAGGTTTTCcccagaaaaatgaaaacatttactttttcCATCTTGATATCAAAATGTGACATcatgtgaaaagaaaacctatTTCAAGAGCTTTAAACACATTGCAAGCCCACTTTAAGGTGGTGCTGGGTAAATGCACTCACCTCTCTAGCATAATCGTATGCCATGATCAGCTGCTTGGGTTCCGGCTTCTGGATGATGTTGTTACTGTCCATGTACCTCAGATCCATGGCTCTTTTCCAGTATTTTAAAGCTCCAAGCAGatctctttttttgtctacAAACGTAGCTCCCAAGAGCTCCAGGGCATCAATGCGCTCTGTGTGCCTCGTCTGCAGAGACAAAATATGTGATTTATGTGATCCTCACACAACTCTACACAAACAAACTTTAACTGTAGGTGACAGGAAGCCTGACCTGCTGATGCGTAGTCAGGTAGTCTACAATATTAGTATGGCCTGTAACACTGGCAGAAAGTAAGGGTGTCATGCCGTAGCCATCCTGCTCCATGGTTGCGCCATACTGCAGTAACATCCGCATGATCTCCAGGCTGCCTGACTCCGCACAGTCGTGAAGCGCCGTGTTGCCTGTGAACAAAGAAGACGCATGTTGTGCAGTGAGTTAAACATAAGACCTAGATTAGCTCACAGAAGACTAGCAGGAATTCAGTTTGCAAATCCATGACTACATCCATCCTATTACCTTGATATAGACTTAAGGAATTTCTCTCTCCATGTTATCATAAGctggtaattaaaaaaaaaacaaacatttaaaaggcTCAATGACTGATGCTAAAGTTCTTATGGATGCTACcactttacatttatttattccataAGATGAGTcatattcacttttttttagcGGTTTCATCAGTTTTagaacagaaaaagagaatCAACTTCTCCAAAGGATTTgagcaaacagacacacatcaCATGAAGTATTTTTCAGCACAACAcggacaaagaaaaacaacaacaacaaacaaaccaaaaaaaaccatgcaacacaataaaaaaactaacaaaaaaaacaaataagcagttcaaaagacaaagacaaatatGAATGTCTAACTAGGAagagcacaaaatgcattctttAAAAGTTTAATCCATTTAATTTAGTTTCCTTTTAATTGATAATGTTCCATTCCAGGGATACCAGAGATCTAGTTTAATCCAGTTTAGCAACAAAAATAAGACATCTCTCCACCTTGGGGGTTTCCCAGGAATTTACCAAACTCAAAACAAGGAAGTACTCCcaatcacacttctgtttaactCCATTCACTACTGAGACTAAATACAACTATTAAGAGTCAATAAGAAGAAGACAATTAGTCACCAAGCTTCGAGTACCTTGGTGTTATTGTGGTGCTGAATTTCAGAGAAGCTGTTCTGATAACAGTTTCTTACGACTGCAAACTTACAGAGTGAAAATGCCTGAAGCGCGCTTAAATTAGCATATCAGACCACCGTATGGACCTATGTGGTTCACCAttaaggaaaacacagggccaGACATTTGTACAACAGAAAAGTCTGAGAAACTCCACTGGTTCTTTGGACTGCAGGACGTAAAGGTGAGTCAAGGGCAGATAACTTCCATCATGAATTGTAAGAATATTTAGGGATGACCACAAACTTCCAATGCCACATTCCTCAGATAAAAAGGGAGAAATTGCACTTTGTAAGGTGAGCTAAGCtattgttaaaaagaaaaagggagaacCTATTACAAACAATTACAGTGAAAAATGAAGTTCCACCAGCAGTGTTTTCAGTCTTGACTTGTTTGCCTTCGTTGGAGGGTATGTCACATTGTCAGTGAAACCGTGTAAGAGTCACACAGTGGTATTGTAgccaaggaaaaaaacaacaacaaaaaaacaataaaacaaacccaCAATTTGAAAGTACAAAAAATAACATTCAAGATCACTCATGGAGCAGAAGCAGGACCATTTCCACCACTGCTACATTTACTCAAGTCTGGCATGTTAAAAGTAGGTCACTCAGTCCTGAAAAATCAGGTTCAGTTTTCCCCAAAGAGGAAGGGatctacagacacacacacgtgcttACTGAACTTTGAGTCCCATAAAGATAAGTAAATCCCTTTGAGGAAATTCAACACATGCCATGACTGGGAATTATAAACACTTCAAGCtcacccccctttttttttcttctggttaACAGtgcgtttgtttttctttctgctctctGAGGCTACTCCACACTcagtcagatgagaccaaacagGGTTAGTTTGGGATCAACCAGCAGTTATATTCTTTGGTTTCTGCAAACATAACAATTCTGGACAgaaaactgcagcagcagcagcagcgctaCAGTTTCCCCCCTCAGTTAAATATGTACAAGCAAAACTGGGTAAACAACAAGAAAGCCATGTTTATACTAAAAAATGGTTTAAACTGACTTTTGATTATATAATCAGTGTTTTAATGTAGTTTGGATAAATAACACTGATTGGAAAAACTTCAAGAAATGATTTAAGATTTGTTTGTCTGCATTAATCGATTCAAGATGACACCTCACCAAACAGGTTATTTACTGAAAGTCTTTTATGAACTGAAAAGTGATGACTTTTCTGAGAAGGAAGTGAGCAGGGCACAACTTCTGAAGCAGTCTAGTCATCTGTGATTATTTTGTCAGGACTGTTTTTCTCCTCTAACTTGCTCACTTTCCTGCCTAAACATAAGCTTTattgtttttgaaatgtttccAGTCATATCTAATAATAGAGATTTACCCTCTTATGTCAATACAGCTGTTTTGTGAAAAGCAGTGTAGAGAGGGTGGTTTGTGCCCTGCTCTTGAGTTTAGTGCTAGTCACAGGAAATTAAGTATAAGCTTCAACTATATAGTTCTGATCACACAAGAGCTAAAAGTAGGGACTTTAATGTGCCAATCTAGGTAGGTATCCAAAGGTCTGTGGTTGTAATTCACTGTAAAACCGTGAATTCAAGCCTACCAAAGCAGCCGTTTCcatagaaagagaaaacaatgaaCATCCTGAGAAGttaagtgcttttatttttaaccacaCGTATAAAAGACAATGATCTTAAAGACAAATTCTTATTGTTCCTGTATTTAGAAAACACCATCCAAAGTATGAGCTTCCAGACACACcctgacacacacgcacgcatccAGGCTGACGTAGCTAGCTTGCAACTTTCCACTGTGAAACCAGAAGTTCATGATTTGCTGTTGAGTCATTTcatacaggaaaaaaagcaattgCAAATTAGTTAATTTTGTCATCCGATAACAAACCCTATATTTGGATGCATGCGTGTCACGTGCATTTTGCCCATTTGTTGCTCGATTTTCTCAAACTATCTGCTATcggctcaaaaaaaaaaaaaaaaggaaaaagaaaatagggCTTATCATCCATGTAGTCAACATTTTACTGTGGAAAGCTTTTTACAGACTCACCTTTGATGCTTTTCCTGTTGACATCTGCCCCTTTCTCCAGCAGGTACTGCGCTATCTCCTTGTGCCCCTTGTAGCATGAAATCATGAGACAAGTATGGCCGTGTCTGTTGGCTACTTCCAGGTCAGCATTGTGCTCCACCAGGTATTTCACAATATCCAGGTGGCCGTCAAAGCAGGCCGCCCTCAGGGGCGTTGAGTTGGTCAGCGTTGTGCTGTTGACAGAAGCTCCGTGACCCAGCAGGGACTGGACTACCTTCAGATGTCCCGCTGCCGAGGCAGCCCAGAGAGGGGGCGCCCCCTCGATAGTCTCCCCGTCAAAGTTCACCGATCCACCGACCTCGACAGGAGCACTGCAGCACTCCAGCAGATACTCCACCAGGTCCAAGTGGCCGTACCGGGCAGCCATCAGGAGCGGGGTGGCCCCGTTTGTCTTCTCGCCCATTAACTTGGTCACCTCGTGCCCATCTTTGTTCTCCAGCAGCTTCTGAAGCAGCCGGAGCTTACCATCTCTGGCTGCGTTAAACACCGCGGTCTTTAAATCCATCCCCGAGACTTAAATTCACGGTTTAATGGTAGTTAAAAAAATGGCAGCGCTGTCTGTCAAACAATGGGGTCGACGACCCGTGGATGTGTAAGGTCGCTGTGGACA
This genomic stretch from Astatotilapia calliptera chromosome 12, fAstCal1.2, whole genome shotgun sequence harbors:
- the fem1c gene encoding protein fem-1 homolog C, which gives rise to MDLKTAVFNAARDGKLRLLQKLLENKDGHEVTKLMGEKTNGATPLLMAARYGHLDLVEYLLECCSAPVEVGGSVNFDGETIEGAPPLWAASAAGHLKVVQSLLGHGASVNSTTLTNSTPLRAACFDGHLDIVKYLVEHNADLEVANRHGHTCLMISCYKGHKEIAQYLLEKGADVNRKSIKGNTALHDCAESGSLEIMRMLLQYGATMEQDGYGMTPLLSASVTGHTNIVDYLTTHQQTRHTERIDALELLGATFVDKKRDLLGALKYWKRAMDLRYMDSNNIIQKPEPKQLIMAYDYAREVTNAEELDGLISDPDEMRMQALLIRERILGPQHPDTSYYIRYRGAVYADSGNFERCINLWKYALDMQQSNLDPLSPMTSSSLLSFAELFSFMLQDRAKGLLGTSVSFEDLMGILSKSVMEIERAIKQSGPMPPDPAQLSKALSIILHLICLLEKVPCTAEQDHFKKETIYRFLKLHPCGKNGFSPLHLAVDRNTTCVGRYPVCKFPSLTVASILLECGADVNSRDDDDNSPLHIAASNGHPDIMNLLISCGTHFDSTNAFQQTACDLLDEKELARNVIQPINHTTLQCLAARAIIKHGLDYRGNIPEKLEAFVLLHR